A stretch of the Arachis stenosperma cultivar V10309 chromosome 6, arast.V10309.gnm1.PFL2, whole genome shotgun sequence genome encodes the following:
- the LOC130933844 gene encoding uncharacterized protein LOC130933844 has protein sequence MGATPFHHSILEVWLPKHFDKPTDMRYDGTQDPQEHLTTFKARMILEGVGDEVRCRAFPVTLAGPAIRWFNSLPQCYVVTFSDITHGFLAQFTTRIAKAKHPINLLGVTQRTREPTRKYLDRFNDEYLEIDGLTDSVASLCLTNGLLNEDFRKHLTTKPVWTMQEIQNVAREYINDEEVSRVVAANKRQPAYNQPCQHSSGERPKEHSKDGVPVKTSRPFPRVGRFTNYTPLVAPIVEVYQQIADKGILSKPQPLKDRTGGNKNLYCDYHKSFGHKTQDYFDLKDALE, from the coding sequence ATGGGGGCAACCCCTTTCCATCATTCTATCCTCGAGGTCTGGCTACCGAAGCACTTTGATAAGCCAACAGATATGAGGTATGATGGGACCCAAGACCCGCAAGAGCATCTAACGACCTTCAAGGCCAGGATGATTCTAGAAGGGGTAGGTGACGAGGTGAGGTGTCGCGCCTTCCCAGTCACCTTGGCAGGGCCTGCCATTCGATGGTTCAACAGCCTCCCACAATGTTATGTGGTCACATTTTCAGACATCACCCACGGCTTCCTGGCCCAGTTTACTACCCGCATTGCAAAGGCAAAACACCCGATCAACCTCCTCGGGGTGACACAACGAACCAGAGAGCCGACCAGGAAATACCTAGACAGGTTCAACGACGAGTACTTGGAGATCGACGGCCTAACTGACTCAGTGGCCAGTCTATGTTTGACGAATGGGTTGCTGAATGAGGATTTCAGGAAGCACCTTACCACCAAGCCCGTATGGACGATGCAGGAAATCCAAAACGTGGCCAGGGAGTATATCAATGATGAAGAAGTCAGTAGGGTTGTGGCAGCCAACAAGCGGCAGCCCGCGTACAACCAACCTTGTCAGCACAGTAGCGGGGAAAGGCCGAAGGAGCACTCCAAGGATGGAGTTCCGGTAAAGACCTCCAGGCCATTCCCCCGGGTCGGTAGGTTTACCAATTACACCCCCCTGGTAGCACCGATTGTCGAGGTCTATCAGCAGATAGCCGATAAGGGCATTCTGTCGAAGCCCCAACCTCTAAAGGACAGGACCGGAGGGAACAAAAACCTCTATTGTGATTACCATAAGAGCTTTGGTCACAAGACACAAGACTATTTTGATCTTAAAGACGCCCTGGAATAG